A window of the Mucilaginibacter sp. cycad4 genome harbors these coding sequences:
- the rplC gene encoding 50S ribosomal protein L3 has product MSGIIGKKVGMTSIFDETGKNIPCTVIEAGPCVVTQVKSVDTDGYAAVQLAYGDKKEKNTSAPLKGHFQKAGSAPKRKLVEFKTFEDQKTLGDTVTVDIFAAGDFVDVVGTSKGKGFQGVVKRHGFGGVGMQTHGQHNRLRAPGSLGASSWPSRVFKGMRMAGQTGNARVKVQNLEVVKVFAEQNLLVVKGSIPGAKGSFVIVDK; this is encoded by the coding sequence ATGTCAGGAATTATTGGTAAAAAAGTAGGAATGACCAGCATTTTCGACGAAACAGGGAAAAACATTCCCTGCACAGTAATCGAAGCTGGCCCTTGCGTGGTAACACAAGTTAAGTCTGTGGATACAGACGGATATGCTGCTGTACAGCTGGCATATGGCGACAAAAAGGAAAAAAACACTTCTGCCCCTTTAAAAGGACACTTCCAGAAAGCCGGTAGCGCTCCAAAGCGTAAACTGGTTGAATTCAAAACTTTCGAAGATCAAAAAACATTAGGCGACACCGTTACTGTCGACATTTTTGCTGCGGGAGATTTTGTTGACGTGGTAGGTACCTCAAAAGGTAAGGGTTTTCAGGGTGTGGTAAAACGTCATGGTTTTGGTGGTGTGGGTATGCAAACCCACGGTCAGCATAACCGTTTACGTGCGCCGGGTTCTTTGGGTGCGTCATCATGGCCTTCGCGTGTATTTAAAGGTATGCGCATGGCAGGTCAAACCGGAAACGCCCGTGTTAAAGTACAAAACCTTGAAGTAGTTAAGGTTTTCGCGGAGCAGAATCTGTTAGTAGTTAAAGGTTCCATCCCCGGAGCTAAGGGTTCATTCGTAATAGTGGATAAATAA
- the rplD gene encoding 50S ribosomal protein L4, which produces MEVNVLNVSGKETGAKVQLPESVFGIEPNDHAIYLDVKQYLANQRQGTHKSKQRNEIAGSTRKLYKQKGTGGARAGGIKSPLFNGGGRVFGPQPRDYSFKLNKKLKSLARNSALSYKAKDNNILVLEDFSFDSIKTKNYIKMEADLNVTNEKTLLVIAAAENNNVYLSSRNLKKSKVISVEQLNTYDVLNAGKLLLTTGAVKTLEEALAK; this is translated from the coding sequence ATGGAAGTTAACGTATTAAACGTATCAGGTAAAGAAACAGGTGCCAAGGTGCAGCTTCCTGAGTCGGTTTTCGGTATTGAGCCAAATGATCACGCTATCTATCTTGATGTTAAGCAATATCTTGCTAACCAGCGTCAGGGTACACACAAATCAAAACAGCGTAATGAAATTGCAGGTTCAACCCGCAAATTATATAAACAAAAAGGTACAGGCGGTGCCCGTGCCGGTGGTATTAAATCACCATTATTTAACGGTGGTGGCCGTGTATTCGGTCCGCAACCACGCGATTATAGCTTCAAATTAAACAAAAAGCTTAAATCACTGGCCCGTAACTCCGCTTTATCATACAAAGCAAAAGATAACAACATTTTAGTATTAGAAGATTTTAGCTTCGATAGCATCAAAACTAAAAACTACATTAAAATGGAGGCCGATCTGAATGTTACCAACGAAAAAACTTTATTGGTAATTGCAGCTGCCGAAAATAACAATGTGTATTTATCAAGCAGGAACCTGAAGAAAAGCAAAGTAATTTCAGTTGAGCAGCTTAACACTTATGATGTGTTAAACGCAGGCAAGCTGTTGTTAACTACAGGTGCTGTTAAAACTTTGGAGGAAGCATTAGCTAAGTAA
- the rplW gene encoding 50S ribosomal protein L23: MEILKQPLLTEKVTQLTDKLNRYAFKVDHRANKIQIKSAIEAMYGVNVTAVNTMKYVGKLKTRNTKAGAVQGRSATYKKAIITLKDGEVIDFYSNI, translated from the coding sequence ATGGAAATTTTAAAACAACCCCTACTTACTGAAAAAGTTACTCAGTTAACTGACAAGCTTAACCGTTATGCTTTCAAAGTTGATCACAGGGCTAACAAAATTCAGATCAAGAGTGCCATTGAGGCAATGTACGGTGTGAACGTTACGGCGGTAAACACCATGAAATACGTCGGCAAACTTAAAACTCGCAATACTAAGGCAGGCGCCGTTCAGGGCCGTTCAGCTACTTACAAAAAAGCGATCATTACGTTGAAGGACGGAGAAGTAATTGATTTTTACAGCAATATATAA
- the rplB gene encoding 50S ribosomal protein L2: MAVKRFKPVTPGTRFRVDVSNSDITTNVPEKSLVVAANTRSGGRNNSGKMTMRYLGGGHKQAYRLIDFKRNKFDIPAKVATIEYDPNRSARIALLHFADGEKRYMIAPEGLTVGTIVTAGETAAPEVGNTLPLKNIPLGSIIHNIELNPGQGGVIARSAGTYAQLSARDGKYAIIKLPSGETRMILSTCLATIGTVSNGERANAVLGKAGRKRWLGRRPRVRGVAMNPVDHPMGGGEGRASGGHPRSRKGLLAKGYKTRDKKKTSDRYIIERRKK, translated from the coding sequence ATGGCAGTAAAGAGATTTAAACCGGTTACCCCGGGCACCCGCTTCAGAGTTGATGTATCTAACTCAGATATCACAACAAACGTTCCTGAAAAATCGTTGGTTGTAGCAGCTAACACCAGATCGGGCGGTCGTAACAACAGCGGTAAAATGACTATGCGCTACCTGGGTGGTGGCCATAAACAAGCATACAGATTAATTGATTTCAAACGTAATAAATTTGACATCCCTGCAAAAGTTGCAACTATCGAGTACGATCCTAACCGTTCGGCACGTATAGCCCTGCTACACTTTGCTGATGGTGAAAAAAGATACATGATTGCTCCGGAAGGCTTAACCGTTGGTACAATAGTAACAGCAGGCGAAACAGCAGCTCCCGAAGTAGGTAACACCTTACCATTAAAGAATATCCCTCTTGGTTCGATCATTCACAACATTGAGTTAAACCCTGGCCAGGGTGGTGTAATTGCCCGCAGCGCCGGTACTTATGCTCAATTATCAGCACGTGATGGCAAATATGCCATCATCAAATTGCCTTCAGGCGAAACCCGCATGATCCTGTCAACTTGCTTGGCAACTATCGGTACGGTTTCAAATGGCGAAAGAGCAAATGCTGTGTTAGGTAAAGCCGGCCGCAAACGCTGGTTAGGCCGCAGGCCAAGGGTACGTGGTGTAGCTATGAACCCGGTAGATCACCCTATGGGTGGTGGTGAAGGCCGTGCCTCAGGTGGTCATCCACGTTCACGTAAAGGTTTATTGGCTAAAGGCTACAAAACCCGTGACAAGAAGAAAACATCGGATCGTTACATCATTGAAAGAAGGAAGAAATAA
- the rpsS gene encoding 30S ribosomal protein S19, translating to MARSIKKGPYIDHNLDKKVMVLNDANKKSVVKTWSRRSMISPDFVGHTFAVHNGNKFIPVYVTENMVGHKLGEFAPTRTFRGHAEKKK from the coding sequence ATGGCTCGTTCAATAAAAAAAGGACCTTACATCGATCATAACTTAGACAAAAAAGTTATGGTGCTGAATGATGCAAATAAAAAATCAGTTGTAAAAACATGGTCACGTCGTTCCATGATCTCTCCTGATTTCGTTGGTCATACATTCGCAGTACACAACGGTAACAAGTTTATCCCTGTGTACGTAACAGAAAACATGGTTGGACACAAGCTGGGAGAGTTTGCACCAACCCGTACATTCCGCGGACACGCAGAAAAGAAAAAATAA
- the rplV gene encoding 50S ribosomal protein L22, whose amino-acid sequence MEATTKIKKSVLIRQQKEAAKALVGGASVAKLQDCPTSPRKMRLVVDLIRGENVEKALYILKFTNKEAAIRVEKLLLSAIKNWEAKNEGKRVEDSALYVKEVSVGGGRQLKRLRPAPQGRGYRIRKRSNHVTLVVDSKNDNN is encoded by the coding sequence ATGGAAGCAACAACAAAAATTAAAAAGTCTGTACTGATCAGGCAACAAAAAGAAGCTGCGAAAGCTCTTGTAGGCGGCGCTTCTGTTGCTAAGTTACAGGACTGCCCAACTTCACCACGCAAAATGCGTTTGGTGGTTGACTTGATCCGCGGTGAAAACGTAGAGAAAGCGTTATACATATTAAAATTTACTAACAAAGAAGCTGCTATTCGTGTAGAGAAACTTTTGTTATCAGCCATCAAAAACTGGGAAGCAAAAAACGAAGGCAAACGTGTTGAAGACAGCGCTTTATATGTTAAAGAAGTATCTGTAGGCGGTGGCCGTCAGTTAAAGAGGTTACGCCCTGCTCCGCAAGGAAGGGGATACCGTATCCGCAAACGCTCAAACCACGTAACACTTGTTGTGGATAGTAAAAACGATAACAATTAA